A genomic window from Tolypothrix sp. PCC 7910 includes:
- a CDS encoding SDR family oxidoreductase: MPNLILDKLFSLQSQVAVITGGSGVLGGAIARGLGMAGARVAVLGRNEARAETVVKDIIGNGGESVAVLADVSDRAQLEIARDAILQRWGQIDILINAAGGNVPAATITPDATFFDMPHAAFEQVVSLNLVGTLLPSQVFGEAMIEKNLPRGCIVNISSMSAIRVISRVVGYSAAKAGIDNFTRWLAVELAQKYGDGLRVNAIAPGFFIGEQNRDLLLNPDGSLSDRGQKIIEHTPAGRFGEPEELLSTVIWLCSTGSSFINGVVVPVDGGFSIYSGV, encoded by the coding sequence ATGCCGAATTTAATATTGGATAAGCTTTTTAGTCTACAAAGCCAGGTAGCAGTAATTACAGGTGGATCGGGTGTGTTGGGTGGTGCGATCGCACGGGGTTTGGGTATGGCTGGGGCGCGGGTGGCGGTTCTGGGGCGCAATGAGGCAAGGGCAGAGACGGTAGTTAAGGATATTATCGGTAATGGTGGGGAAAGTGTGGCGGTGCTGGCAGATGTTAGCGATCGCGCGCAATTAGAAATCGCTAGAGATGCAATTTTACAGCGTTGGGGGCAGATAGATATTTTAATTAACGCGGCTGGTGGTAATGTCCCGGCTGCCACAATTACACCTGATGCTACTTTCTTTGATATGCCACACGCAGCTTTTGAGCAGGTGGTAAGTCTAAATTTGGTAGGGACTTTATTACCTAGCCAGGTGTTTGGCGAAGCAATGATAGAAAAAAATCTGCCTCGGGGTTGTATCGTGAATATTTCTTCGATGTCTGCTATCCGTGTAATTAGTCGGGTGGTGGGTTACTCAGCGGCTAAAGCTGGGATAGATAACTTTACGCGCTGGCTAGCGGTAGAACTCGCACAAAAATATGGAGATGGATTACGGGTGAATGCGATCGCACCTGGTTTCTTTATTGGCGAGCAAAATCGAGATTTACTGTTAAATCCTGATGGTAGTTTAAGCGATCGCGGACAAAAAATTATTGAACATACCCCAGCCGGACGTTTTGGCGAACCAGAAGAATTACTCAGTACAGTGATTTGGTTATGCAGCACTGGTTCTAGTTTCATCAACGGCGTAGTTGTACCTGTAGACGGTGGTTTTAGCATCTACAGCGGCGTTTAA